The Panicum hallii strain FIL2 chromosome 5, PHallii_v3.1, whole genome shotgun sequence genome contains the following window.
CACCGATCCTCACACTGTTCCATGCAAACGCTTCTCAATCTCAGGTGCAGGCATTCGGAATTCGGAGTATTAAGCACATCGATTAGCACACCGCTCCATGCATTAGCACACTGCTCCACAGGGCCGGCCATCCCATTCCCCTATGAACAGACGCTGAAATCCTGACACTAGGCCCTGAAACCCTGAAACATGAGCACAATGCTGCTACTGTCTTTTTGTCCAAAGAAGCGAACTCCTACTACAATAGCACTAAAGTTTTCCTTTTTAAAAAAGAACCGCTACCGGTAATGGAAAGGGGCTCTCGCACGGCGGCTAGCTAGTtggggtggccggcggtggaCGGGCTGGACCCCATCGGCTGGGGCTGGTAGTGCGCCGCGAGCGGCGACGCGGCGGGGTGGTGGTCCACGGACGACGAGTTGGCCTCGGCCATGTCCAGCTCGATGTCCTTGtggcggagcaggagcagcatgcGGCGGCCCTCGATGCGGAGGCGGTCATTCtccagccgcgcgcgctccaTGTCGCGCTCCTTGTTGGCGCGGAACCGCTCCCACTTGAGGCGCTGCGTCTCCAGCTCGAAGCCGCGGGACTCGAGGGCCACCTGCtgctcctccacctccaccgcgcgccgccgcaCCCAGCACCGGAACTGCTGCGggtccgccgccgcagccgtcgcGGCCGCGAGCTCGCCCTTCAGCTGCTGCACCACCGCCGACTGCTCGACCgaagccgccgcccgcgcgcgcttcCCGCCAGCGTCGTCCTCGTTGTCGTCCTCAGCCGCGCCGCTGTcctcgccgcgcccgcgcttgccgcgcccgccgccgttgtggtggtggtggtggtgggcgtGGTGGTTGAGGGGGTACACGTGGccgtcctcgtcgtcgtcgccgtagtcctcctcgtcgtcgtccccgTTGTTGCTCAGGGCGTCAtcgctgtcgtcgtcgtcgtccgcgGAGGAGTCCTTCATCCCCGGCGGGGACGGGGCCGccaggtgctgctgctgctgcgcgtgGCGGGCGGCGGACGAGGCCGCGGGagccggcggcgggtggtggaGGCAGGCGGCGTCGCCCcccgcggcggcgtgcggcggcgcgtgcggccCGCCGCCGTTGTGGTAGGCGCACATCTCGCGGAAGAAGAGGTGCTTGGAGCTGAGCAGCTTGCGCGCCTCGTCCTTGGCCTTGGCCGAGAGGTCGTCGATGGCGTCGAGCAGCGCGTGGTTCTCGACCACCCGGCAcgcgcggccgcggccgagCAGGTCGACGACGCGCTTGTAGCGCTTGTTGAGGTCGTTGAACTTGTCCTCGCACTGCTGCGGCGACACCGTGAAGCCCTTCTCCCCCATGGCGCGCGACACCGACTTCCACTTGCCCttcttctgctgctgctgcgccgccgccgcgtggcCGTGCCCGTGCCCCCCGTGCGCCGACGAGCCCGCCTTGGCCGGCTTGCCTCCACCCGCGCCGCCAGCCGGCgccacgccgtcgccgtcgtcgccgaCGTTGTACACCACCGTGATGAGCAGGCGCACCATGGAGTCCGTCCACTTCATCCGCGTCCACgggcaccccgccgccgccgccatctgctgctgctgctgctgcaccaCTCCGGCCTTCCCGCCGAAGCAGCCGTTGCCCACCATCTCGTCGTCGTGCCCGACCCCCGCCGCGCTCGTGACGACCCTGGACGACGACGTGTTGGAGTAGGGCGAGAACgacggcggctgctgctgctgctgctgctgctggtgcctCACCGGCGCCGGCTGGTGCAGCTGGAACCCGCCGTGGTGGTGCTCCGCCTGCGGCTGTTGCTGGAACGCGGCGGCCTGGTGCATCTGCTGCGGGGCCAGGTGCATGTCCAGCCCTAGCATTGCCGCCGACcccaccacgccgccgccgccgccccgcggcgCCATGCCTCCTCCCCCGTCGCCCCTCTCCATCGCCAAACCCCCAATCTCTCCAAAGCTGCCCgcactctctcttcctctcgctCGCTGGATCGCTCGCCCTCGGCTCTCGACCGCTCCGCCGTTGGAAAGCGGCAGCGGGGAGGGAGTCTTTATGGGGGCAGCCGTGTGGGCGCTCGCCGCCGGTTTCGCCCGTGCGGCTGCGACCGCCCGGCAGCGGCTCGGGTACTCGGTTTtgtcccccgcgccgccccggttCCAGCGGTGGGAGCCCACAGGGCCGCGAAACCGCCTGGGATGCCCTGCGCCGACGCGCTTCCGGTTCACGCGGCGTGCGCTTCTGTGTGGTGCTCTTGGGGTGGGCTGCGGTGGCCGCAGAAGATCCGGGACGGCCTGCGGAGGACTGGATTGTGAAACAGCTGCTGGGAGGGGGCTGCCCCCGGTTTTGGTCTTTACCGGAGTTTCCTTCCTCTTCgctgtttttcttttctttcctcccCCACCACTGGGGAAATTAGTTTGGCGATTGTAGAAAAGACCCTCTACTGTTGCCAAGGACCTCGCGTGGCTATTGTTCATCCAGGGGTTAACGTGCAAGTGACAGTCACATTGACATTGTCAAAAGGCGTCCGTAGTAAAGGTTTTGCTACATTTGCTTCGCAAGTGGTTACTCGCCATTTGCAATGTTTTCCGTTTTAGCTAGTTTTTGTGCCTTTGTGGTAGTGTGAACTCATAACCTTCGTACCCACGAACGAATTGTTCATGCTCATGGTAGAAACCTCATTGTCGAGTAAAACTGGCAATGGACGAAAGATTAACATTGAGACCCGCCGTGTTTCATGTTTTCGTCACTCATGACAATATTCGCGTATAAATAGATGAGTTTATTACAGGTTTTCAGATCACCATTTCTTCGGATATTTGTGTAAAAATTAGGATGGGCTAAAACTAGATCTAGCTCGGACTTGGCCGTTGGTTTAAGATGTCGTTGAAGAGTACTATGGATAAGTGTACGGTTCTGTTAATACGATGAAAAATATACACTAATATTTATGCGCGACAAATTATCAATAACTCCGCTTACAACCAACGCATCTATGGATTGCCGCCTACTTAGATTGTCACCTACTGCATTATGGATTATCGTCTCCTGGATTGTTTCATACTTCCGTACCACGCATTGGTTTAAGGTGTCATCCAAGACGACTACGGATAAGTGTACGATTCAATTAATGCGATGAAAAATATGAGATAAAAGTGCAGCACGTGCATTTGTGTATTTGTGCAGGAAAGTACCAATGCTATGGTCTGCGACCAACGTATACCAACGTATACGGCCAATGTATCTCTAGATTGTCGCCTTCTATATTATTTCATACTTCCGTACTAGCATGGCATATTTTCTCTCGAGACACTTTGCTAATTAAGATGAAGACCATTTTCCTATCTACTTCTACTTAGATTTCGACATAAACATGACAGTTCTAAACCTGGCAGCCGCCCAAAATTAATGCCGTAAACATGATAGTTCAAACTTGGCGGTTGGTTTAAGATGTCATTCAAGAGTACTATGGATAAGTGTACAGTTCTATTAAAGCGATGAAAAATATGAGACAAAAGTGCAACTTGTAAACTATTATATTTGCGCAATATGATTGTCACCTCCTATATTGTTTCATAGTTCCGTACCATAAATTTGTTCAAGGTGTCATCCAAGTACGTACGGATAAGTGTACGGTCTTATTAATGCGATCGAAAACATGAGACAAAAAGTGCATGCACATTTGTATATTTGCGCGGCAAATATCATTTTGCGACCAACCTATGCAACCAACGTACTCCAGATTGTCACCTCATACATTATTTCATACTTCGGTCATATACTTCTGTACACATATTGCACATTTTATCTCGTCACGAGACACTTTGGTGAGGTAAAGCGAGCATATGCATTTTCCTACTTACTCCTACTTAGATTTCGATATGAACATGATAGTTCTAAGCCTGCCCAAGATTGAGGCTGTCAAAAGAAACTCATTTGACTTTCACAAAAATAACTTATTTGGTATCTAGGTTATCCAATTTATTAAAACGCGCAGGGCCTTTTAGCAATTACTAAATAATGAGTTATGCAAAGTTACAGCATAGCTACTCTCACGTGGGTTTGCCCACGTGTTTTGATGCAAGTCAACGgtttagagagagagagagagagagagagagagagagagagagagaaggcccAAGGACATGCTGATGCATAATACAGCTACAGGCGTTGGCTATTGAATTCGGGCACATCATAGAGACATAGACCAACGAACTAGAGACAAAAGTCGGACGCTAGCCCTAGAGGTGTACTCCGATGTCTTTCTCTATCTCCTTTTTGTTGTGGTTTCAGGCCGTCAACTTAGGATCCTAGTACGTGAGCCACAAAATTCCAAGTATCTTCAAGGCTAGGGGTGGAACAGGAATATCTGCAAGATTTATTTTGCAGCTGGATTCAcacttttttctttttgcaagTAGGATTCACAAGCATTTCTTTCGCGAGTAGGAGCCACACATATCAATTCATGctatttttaaaaaagaaaacgATATCTAAACGATTTTTCACATTCCCCTCAGCTTCCCTGCCATATTTTTTGTTGCGAGCTAGTTGGATTCACACATATTAATTCAtgctatttttttaaaaaaagcaaAAGACATCTAAAAGATTGTTCACATTCCCCTCGACTTCGCCCCAAGCTCAAATTCTACGTGCAACTCAAAAGTGAAGGCAATAGTTCACTTTTTCCCCCAACTTTGAACACCAAAGATGACCGGTTACCATCTGCTCCAGATCACCAAAAAAGTAATACATCTGAGAAGCTGTTGCTAGAGTAGTTAAAAGcaaccttttcttttctttaggAAAGTTGACAGCCGGTTTTGAGTTTGGTTTGGATGCGACTAAATAGAAACCATGCACACAGTGGATCAAACGAGCCCAGTTTAGACGTGTCTGAtgagctgccgctgccgcttgGCGAAAAGCAAACCAAACTAGTAGATTTATAACGGGCCAAACATGAATTCAGGTTTGGGTCAGGTTCCTCGGTAATGGGCTGTATATGGAACAGCGGAGGCCGATCACGGCAGGGAGAGTAAAGGAGGGAGGAACAGGCCGGATATCTTATTTACGTTTTGGGCCGGATTAGGCTTCGCATGGATTTACATTACTAATTTCCTCGGTTCCTCCATTACTCCCACTGTCCCACGGGTCTCTCAACGACTAGCAAAACCGACATGAATTCCTCCTCCGTAGATTAGTAGTAGTGCTCCCGAAGTCCCGATAGACAGTAGGATCGCCTAGATTATCCCCTATGTTCTGCCCGTGGGTTGTATTCACGGTCACACGGATCGCGGAACCTTTCCTCGTTCCCCGTTCCCGGAACTTTCGTTCCGGAACGCGGAACGGGAACGCTGAGGTACGATCGCTGGATCGTGGATGGGATGTGATTGGGGATGTCGTACCAAATTGAGCCGGATCATGAGGAAGAAACGGGATCCGAgagaggaagaaagaagaaacATGACGGCAACAGCGTGGCGTCGGACGGCGGTCCGCCgccggtggcggttgctggctTCGACGGTTCGACAATTTTATCAGATTTTTCTCAGCAAATGACGATGTCAGATCCGgaactacgggactgtgtatataacgtagttcatatagGATTAGGGGATATGACATGTCCtctaccttatctatgttgtactttactcgcatgcgaagtaggactagccggtacAAAAGGAAATTACTCGAGTACGATTTCTAGGCtggtgtcggactaggatttatgtaatcctgtcctcctggatatatagGGGCGGGTAAGGatcccctcaaaacataacatcaacatccaaggcaatataaaccaccaaacaggacgtagggtattacgcacatcacggcccgaacctgtctaaaccttgtgttgcttacaccatcgagttcctgatctcggcatcaccctacctaaaacttaccacttcgggtataccccttggtgggcaggaggtaaaacaccgacagctggcgcgccaggtaggggtgcgcatcgaagatccaccggcgaactcgatggcatcgttcaagttcaccagtgctgtGCCCCCTCAAGGCACGACGTTCATTTTCAGCTCGTGgatttgcatcgcagatggtacGGGCAATTTTCGTTGATtcatcgtcgacatgaagccgaaaactcacgcagcgagttttcatagcgacctcgacgagttcgtcGACAATCTCGACGACTTGCTGGCCCATGGTTCCGCCAGGAAGACCGTGGAGGAGTCCGTTGTCAATGCGACTCCGCctagcgctgcaacaacctcccTCGGATTAGACCCGCTcgaatctgaggacttgcgtaaccgatcgcgactcggtctacgcaattcggccactgaacatCAGAAGACCAacaactccgagtccctctccgcattggaaaatgATTTGGACTACTTACTCTGAATcagaaagcccgaagccaccgcacgtcgggagGCTGCGGGTTATCTTGGTGACAACGGtgtgatgatcacctccactccagagggccgtttcgtgcattgaaagtgcatgaaactctctgatctactcgaggatgaagaacgacttgtggcacaccttgagacCTTGCCTTTTCAgaagggcaggccattagccaccgtggcagaggagttgaccgagctagtcgaagcgagctctgatgagctcatatcacgccaggtgctgatggcggaggagggcgaggatgatggcatcgcACCCAACGAcgcacttgacatgatatccaaagatgaggccacagccaacaccagcgatgaaaatgacgccgatcataaggcacggagggccaggaacagagcccgcgcagTCCGGCGAaagagggtcaacgagcgcatgcgatctatgcatcgtgagctagacgccgaattcgccgccaTCAGCGAGCGGAGCTTCagaactcctgtggccaacatcgccagggtaaccgcTATACTCGAgtgcagtaacgatccaaacctgcgtcaagcacttcgctacgcgcagagaacgtggattcagctcgatcaacaaaacccagCGTCCACCGTCAGAGAAGAATACGTGGGTGAATACCGCAGCTAGGCTCACAgttgaacggcaggcggccgcccTCGACCTCAAtgcagcaataacaacgacaacgcccATGGGAGTCAAACCACTggcaggaggcagcagccacctctaggaggcaacccgcgacaggccaatcatcggaatcctccagaagacctgcgccagaaaatcaatgaaggacgcaatatgtgatccataattgattccaggcgcagagagcatgaagtagccgagacagagggtacCGACTGCAGCGATCATTTTTCAGCGTTCACCGcatggttcagcagttacaagtaccctgagggcttcaagtcgattgggatcaccaagtatgatggcaagcaagctcctcagcaatggctacgttgttactccaccgctattgaagtcgcaggaggctccaacatcaccaaggtcgtctacttcctaatggctttggaccctgcgccgctcacgtggttagagagcctcagcaacaactcgatcgactcctgagaGTGGCTCAAGAaaatcttcatcgacaacttccaaggggcgatcacccgtgcaggtactcatcacgatcttgctcaatgtaaataggaacgtaacgagctcctacggtcctatacacacTGTTTTATCGACGTgcgcgccaccattgcgaatatcttggaggaagacatcatcgactgcttctacaacggcatcactgacCCAGGCAACCTGAGGCGCCCTAATGACAaccgtaccgacaagagccagcgggactattcgggtccaccctgaaagcgcaagctagacgtcctcatcgcggctgtggatcgtcctttgcgaggcaggaagacaatgatgtaggaggagttcgaaaaactcctgcagaataAATGCCCAtagcatccaggtgccaatcatacggcaattgattgctaccacctctggAGGATATTCAGCAATCCCGGttgtggcaagaagaacaaaccagcggacaaagaacccgaagaggatgaccaaggggacaaatcgcacaacacgaagttccaggatgcctcgaaaaccatcaacgccatcttcgggggagatgaggacttcagttccaggcgggaacagaaactgctcctctgagagatcatgtctgtcgagccggtggtaccatgaccactccgttggtcggaggttcccatctcgttctcacgtgacgatcagtggacaagcttctcggagcccggcaagttccccctggtcctggactcggtggtggcagaagttagGCTCACCAGtgtactcatcgacggtggaagtggtctcaacctcatcttcgccagtactttgagaaagatgggtttggacttcacggacatgctcgtTCCAAGCAAGTCTGCTTTTTACTGCATTGTCCCTGGTAATGCAgtgcacccacttggcatggtggttcttccggtcaccttcggcacgagggagaactaccgcaccgagttcatcaaattcgaagttgccaacttcgaatcttcttatcatgccatactgggcaaaccggcactggccaaattcatggcagtgccgcattatgtttatttgcttctcaagatgctaggacaAAGTGaggtactcactctccgggatgacttgaagaagtcgtatgactgcaaccaggaggcgatccagtatgcttcaactgcGCGTGTGCcggatgcttcaggagaagtactcgcggccgtgcaacaactctcccaggtcgggctggaaatccctacgAGAAAGGCCCGCAAGTTTAGCATCCAGTCGACCAGCGACGTGGCCCtgaagacgatccagctccaggagggcgactcatccaagaagGCCGTTATgggtgcagg
Protein-coding sequences here:
- the LOC112891952 gene encoding stress response protein NST1-like, with protein sequence MERGDGGGGMAPRGGGGGVVGSAAMLGLDMHLAPQQMHQAAAFQQQPQAEHHHGGFQLHQPAPVRHQQQQQQQQPPSFSPYSNTSSSRVVTSAAGVGHDDEMVGNGCFGGKAGVVQQQQQQMAAAAGCPWTRMKWTDSMVRLLITVVYNVGDDGDGVAPAGGAGGGKPAKAGSSAHGGHGHGHAAAAQQQQKKGKWKSVSRAMGEKGFTVSPQQCEDKFNDLNKRYKRVVDLLGRGRACRVVENHALLDAIDDLSAKAKDEARKLLSSKHLFFREMCAYHNGGGPHAPPHAAAGGDAACLHHPPPAPAASSAARHAQQQQHLAAPSPPGMKDSSADDDDDSDDALSNNGDDDEEDYGDDDEDGHVYPLNHHAHHHHHHNGGGRGKRGRGEDSGAAEDDNEDDAGGKRARAAASVEQSAVVQQLKGELAAATAAAADPQQFRCWVRRRAVEVEEQQVALESRGFELETQRLKWERFRANKERDMERARLENDRLRIEGRRMLLLLRHKDIELDMAEANSSSVDHHPAASPLAAHYQPQPMGSSPSTAGHPN